The following are encoded together in the Brassica napus cultivar Da-Ae chromosome A9, Da-Ae, whole genome shotgun sequence genome:
- the LOC106449420 gene encoding transcription factor PAR2-like — MEKTVATSHTKRSSPSPSTTVTARPGGFTRRTRQRLSNATTSVSESDVEDDDEEAVEEKIETLQTIVPGGTALEVDELFEETASYILALQCQIKAIKVLTSFLERCDQNDDMKFGG, encoded by the coding sequence ATGGAGAAAACCGTAGCTACTTCCCACACCAAACGCTCCTCTCCGTCACCTTCCACCACCGTGACCGCACGCCCCGGCGGGTTCACTCGCAGAACAAGACAGAGATTGTCAAATGCAACGACGAGTGTAAGCGAGAGTGACgtagaagatgatgatgaagaagcagTCGAGGAGAAGATTGAGACTCTTCAGACAATAGTTCCCGGAGGAACGGCGCTCGAAGTCGACGAGCTGTTTGAAGAGACGGCGAGTTACATTTTGGCTCTGCAGTGTCAGATCAAAGCCATTAAAGTTCTCACTTCGTTTCTTGAGCGTTGTGACCAGAATGATGATATGAAGTTTGGAGGTTGA
- the LOC106390325 gene encoding putative F-box protein At3g58950, producing the protein MDLVSSLPEEVLCHILSFMSTKEAALTSVLSKRWLSLWTLVPNLDVDDSVFLHPEEGKREREGILHSFMDFVDRVLALQGDSPIKRFSLKCKTGIDPDRVNLWILNVLQRGVSDLELCLDFPRCGYSDNDDEDYQLPKEMFESKTLVDLKLTSEFGVDWWRDKGTLLPMLKSLRIDSGELLLLSDELEQFVYALPVLEELYLATMEWFDLDETVSSASLRKLTIYAKGFEGFGGDPKGFSFDTPSLVYLDYSDYVAADYPKVNLTSLAEARLNLLVKENQVELIRAPAPNGEDDVVIQRFRNVSKLMSGLINVQKLSLSADTLEVLSLSCDSMPVFNNLKSLNIKSHKERGWQAVPVLLRNCPRLETIVFEGLIHYVTDDCGDACGCISREDKGRCSLVSCPVKKIQIHGFEMTVPEMKVIRHFLVSLQCLKEMKIYAKENDPTNLPLPAMFELIEMAMKFYSQEFKCDVSFIRPGS; encoded by the exons ATGGATCTTGTCAGTAGTCTACCGGAAGAGGTTCTTTGTCATATCTTGTCTTTCATGTCCACAAAGGAAGCTGCTTTGACATCGGTTCTTTCAAAGAGGTGGCTCAGCTTGTGGACGCTTGTACCTAATCTCGACGTTGATGACTCTGTCTTTCTCCATCCTGAAGAAGGCAAGAGAGAAAGGGAAGGGATTCTTCATAGCTTCATGGATTTTGTGGATAGAGTATTGGCATTGCAGGGAGATTCTCCCATCAAGAGATTCTCCCTCAAGTGTAAAACCGGTATTGATCCAGACCGTGTGAATCTCTGGATACTTAACGTGCTGCAGCGTGGTGTTTCGGACCTTGAACTTTGCCTTGATTTTCCTAGATGCGGTTATTCtgataatgatgatgaagatTATCAGTTACCTAAGGAGATGTTCGAGAGCAAGACGCTAGTGGATTTGAAACTAACGAGTGAGTTCGGTGTTGATTGGTGGAGGGATAAAGGTACGTTGTTACCAATGCTTAAAAGCCTCAGGATTGACTCGGGGGAGTTGCTTTTGTTATCTGATGAGCTTGAGCAGTTTGTTTATGCTCTCCCTGTGCTTGAGGAACTTTACTTGGCTACTATGGAGTGGTTTGATTTGGATGAAACCGTGTCGAGTGCAAGCCTCAGGAAGCTAACCATATATGCCAAAGGCtttgaaggctttggaggagaTCCAAAGGGATTTTCTTTTGATACTCCAAGCCTAGTTTACCTTGATTATTCTGATTATGTTGCCGCGGACTATCCCAAAGTTAACTTGACGAGTTTAGCTGAGGCTCGCCTCAACCTTTTGGTGAAGGAAAATCAAGTCGAACTAATACGAGCACCAGCGCCAAATGGTGAAGATGATGTTGTTATTCAGCGTTTTAGAAATGTGTCAAAGCTCATGAGTGGCTTGATAAATGTTCAGAAACTTTCCCTCTCTGCAGATACTCTCGAG GTGCTTTCTCTAAGCTGTGATTCAATGCCTGTGTTCAACAACCTCAAATCTTTAAACATCAAGAGTCACAAAGAACGGGGATGGCAAGCAGTGCCGGTTCTCTTACGAAACTGTCCGCGTTTAGAAACTATAGTCTTTGAG GGTCTGATACACTACGTGACAGATGATTGTGGGGATGCTTGTGGCTGTATTTCCCGGGAGGACAAAGGTCGTTGTTCGCTCGTATCTTGTCCTGTGAAGAAGATACAGATTCATGGTTTCGAAATGACAGTACCAGAGATGAAAGTGATTAGGCATTTCTTGGTGTCTTTACAGTGTTTGAAGGAGATGAAGATATATGCTAAAGAGAATGATCCTACAAACTTGCCACTCCCTGCAATGTTTGAACTTATCGAGATGGCTATGAAATTCTATAGTCAGGAGTTTAAGTGTGATGTAAGCTTCATAAGGCCAGGTTCCTAG
- the LOC106390326 gene encoding putative F-box protein At5g38390, giving the protein MAKLMSGMRNVQTLYFNSTTLEVLSLCCESMPVFNNLKVLGFYSGESPWQAVPVLLKNCPHLETLCITGLLHVVTETCGDVCDCIPREDKGRSITSCPVKRIEIEGFIGTMREITMISHFLEYFPCLEEILITVEGNCPRQLDVPEATDFRAQMLELYYKSFSCDVEIFVCESLSRKLTAQQNVTDNPSA; this is encoded by the exons ATGGCAAAGCTCATGAGTGGCATGCGAAATGTTCAGACACTCTACTTCAACTCCACTACTCTCGag GTGCTTTCTCTATGTTGCGAGTCAATGCCCGTGTTCAACAACCTCAAAGTGTTAGGTTTTTATAGTGGTGAGAGTCCATGGCAAGCAGTGCCAGTTCTCCTGAAGAACTGTCCACATCTAGAAACTCTATGCATTACG GGTCTTCTACATGTTGTGACAGAAACATGCGGAGATGTTTGTGACTGCATTCCCCGGGAGGATAAAGGCCGTTCAATCACATCTTGTCCGGTGAAGAGAATAGAGATTGAAGGGTTTATAGGAACAATGAGAGAGATTACAATGATCAGTCATTTCTTGGAGTATTTTCCGTGTTTGGAAGAGATACTAATCACCGTTGAAGGGAACTGTCCTAGACAGTTGGATGTCCCTGAAGCTACTGATTTTAGAGCGCAGATGTTGGAACTCTACTACAAGTCATTTAGCTGCGATGTGGAGATTTTTGTCTGTGAGTCTCTGAGTAGAAAATTGACTGCACAACAAAACGTAACAGATAATCCATCTGCTTGA
- the LOC106396564 gene encoding magnesium transporter MRS2-4, whose amino-acid sequence MGKGPLSFRRLSSIRRRKKGSSVKDDPNQSSNPSSPPPPSPINAAGSVAAGATGKVKKKAGGARLWMRFDRTGAMEVVECDKSTIIKRSSVPARDLRILGPVFSHSSNILAREKAIVVNLEVIKAIVTAEEVLLLDPLRPEVLPFIDRLKQQFPQRNALEATPNVQTFDPEAGEGLQSELPFEFQVLEMALEVVCSIVDTSVASLETDAWPVLDELTKNVSTENLEYVRSLKSNLTRLLARVQKVRDELEHLLDDNEDMADLYLTRKWNQNQQAEALLEGTVSVAPPHNTSNLYRLTSNRSASMVTSNMDEDDVEDLEMLLEAYFMQLEGMRNKILTVREYIDDTEDYVNIQLDNQRNQLIQLQLILTMASFAITAETLLASLFGMNIPCPLYNINGIFWYFVWSITAFCFVLFMVVLGYARWKKLLGS is encoded by the exons ATGGGGAAAGGCCCCTTATCCTTCCGCCGTCTCTCGAGCATCCGCCGCCGGAAGAAAGGTTCATCGGTGAAGGATGATCCCAATCAGTCGTCTAATCCTTCGTCTCCGCCTCCTCCTTCGCCGATCAACGCGGCAGGATCGGTCGCGGCAGGTGCGACGGggaaggtgaagaagaaagcCGGAGGAGCGAGGCTGTGGATGAGGTTTGATCGCACGGGAGCGATGGAAGTGGTGGAATGCGATAAGAGCACAATCATCAAACGCTCTTCGGTTCCCGCTAGGGATTTGAGGATTCTCGGCCCTGTCTTCTCTCACTCCTCCAACATTCTCG CGAGGGAGAAAGCTATTGTTGTTAACTTGGAGGTTATAAAGGCGATAGTTACAGCAGAAGAGGTGTTGCTGTTGGATCCTCTCCGTCCTGAGGTTCTTCCGTTTATTGACCGGCTTAAGCAACAGTTTCCTCAGAGGAATGCATTGGAAGCTACTCCTAATGTGCAGACTTTTGATCCGGAAGCTGGAGAGGGGTTGCAGAGTGAGCTTCCTTTTGAGTTTCAGGTCCTTGAGATGGCTCTGGAGGTTGTCTGCTCAATTGTTGACACCAGTGTGGCATCACTTGAGACGGATGCGTGGCCTGTTCTTGATGAACTCACCAAGAATGTCAGCACTGAGAATCTTGAATACGTGAGAAGCTTGAAGAGTAATCTTACCCGGTTGCTAGCCCGTGTTCAAAAG GTGAGAGATGAACTTGAACATTTGTTAGATGACAATGAAGACATGGCAGACTTGTACTTGACAAGGAAATGGAACCAGAACCAGCAAGCTGAGGCATTACTCGAGGGGACAGTATCCGTTGCCCCACCACACAACACATCGAATCTCTACCGGCTCACATCAAACAGAAGCGCGAGCATGGTGACGAGCAATATGGATGAAGACGATGTGGAGGATCTGGAGATGTTGCTGGAGGCATACTTCATGCAACTTGAGGGAATGAGGAACAAGATTCTCACCGTGAGGGAATACATTGACGACACGGAAGACTACGTGAACATACAGCTGGACAATCAACGTAACCAGCTGATCCAGCTGCAGCTGATACTGACCATGGCCTCGTTTGCGATAACGGCAGAGACGTTACTGGCCAGCTTGTTCGGGATGAACATACCGTGTCCGTTGTATAACATCAACGGCATCTTCTGGTACTTCGTGTGGAGTATCACTGCGTTTTGCTTTGTGCTCTTCATGGTCGTTCTTGGCTACGCCAGGTGGAAGAAGCTGCTTGGCTCataa
- the LOC106390203 gene encoding probable pectinesterase/pectinesterase inhibitor 35: MATTSSSLPNHKFRIKLLFILTLNLFFLHTSVFANSSKFSKFSRHPNSESSSRRTKHSTSDDEFLNSVQRSLEHALLAHSLALSLTLSHRTAQSVMLDPVNDCLELLDDTIDMLSRIVTKPKDHVNDDDVHTWLSAALTNQETCKQSLSEKTSLNRDGITIDSVARNLTGLLTKSLDMFVSTSRPETSGRKLLSRQDFPTWVSSSDRRLLEASVEELRPHAVVAADGSGTHMSVGEALASLEKGSGRSVIHLTAGTYKENLNIPSKQKNVMLVGDGKGKTVIVGSRSNRGGFNTYKSATVAAMGDGFIARDITFVNSAGPNAEQAVALRVGSDRSVVYRCSIDGYQDTLYTLSKRQFYRETDISGTVDFIFGNSAVVLQSCNIVSRKGSSDENYVTAQGRSDPNQNTGISIHNCRITGSTGTYLGRPWKQYSRTVVMQSFLDGSIHPSGWSPWSSSNSLKSLFYGEFGNSGPGSSVSGRVDWPGYHPALTLTEAQGFTVSGFIDGSSWLPSTGVVFDSGLL, encoded by the exons ATGGCAACTACGTCATCTTCGTTACCAAATCATAAGTTCCGGATCAAACTTTTGTTCATTCTGACATTAAACCTCTTTTTTCTTCATACTTCAGTGTTTGCAAATTCATCAAAATTCTCCAAATTCTCAAGACACCCAAACTCCGAGTCATCATCAAGAAGAACCAAACATTCAACTTCTGACGATGAGTTTCTCAACTCAGTCCAACGCAGCTTGGAACACGCTCTCTTAGCTCACTCCCTCGCCTTAAGTCTCACGCTCTCACACCGTACAGCTCAATCGGTCATGCTTGATCCTGTCAACGACTGTCTTGAGCTGCTAGACGACACAATCGACATGTTGTCTCGCATCGTCACCAAGCCTAAAGATCACGTCAATGATGATGATGTCCATACTTGGCTAAGCGCAGCGTTGACTAATCAAGAGACTTGTAAGCAAAGCCTCAGTGAGAAAACAAGCCTCAACAGAGACGGAATCACGATAGATTCCGTCGCAAGAAACCTCACCGGTTTACTCACCAAATCGCTAGACATGTTCGTTTCCACGTCCAGACCTGAAACAAGTGGCCGTAAACTACTGTCCCGTCAGGATTTTCCCACGTGGGTTTCTTCGTCGGACCGGAGGCTCTTAGAAGCTTCGGTGGAAGAGCTGAGACCTCACGCGGTGGTGGCTGCCGACGGGAGCGGGACACATATGAGCGTAGGAGAAGCGTTGGCGTCTTTGGAGAAGGGGAGTGGCAGAAGCGTAATTCACTTAACCGCTGGAACGTATAAAGAGAATCTCAATATTCCGAGCAAACAGAAGAACGTCATGCTTGTTGGTGACGGAAAGGGCAAGACAGTCATTGTCGGTAGCAGAAGTAACAGAGGCGGGTTTAATACTTACAAAAGCGCCACTGTCG CTGCCATGGGAGATGGATTCATAGCTCGGGACATAACATTCGTGAATAGCGCCGGACCAAACGCGGAGCAAGCGGTAGCATTACGGGTCGGGTCAGACAGATCCGTTGTATACCGATGCTCCATCGATGGGTACCAAGACACACTCTACACTCTCTCCAAACGACAGTTCTATCGAGAAACCGACATCTCCGGCACCGTCGATTTCATCTTCGGAAACTCCGCCGTCGTGCTCCAAAGCTGTAACATCGTGTCCCGAAAAGGCTCCTCCGATGAGAACTACGTCACGGCCCAAGGACGGTCCGACCCGAATCAGAATACCGGGATTTCGATTCATAATTGCAGAATTACCGGTTCGACCGGGACTTATTTGGGTCGGCCGTGGAAGCAGTACTCGAGGACAGTTGTGATGCAATCGTTTTTGGACGGTTCGATTCATCCTTCGGGTTGGTCTCCTTGGTCGAGTAGTAATTCTCTGAAGAGTCTGTTTTACGGAGAGTTTGGTAACTCGGGTCCTGGGTCCtcggtttcgggtcgggttGATTGGCCTGGGTACCACCCTGCGTTGACGTTGACTGAAGCTCAAGGGTTTACGGTTTCGGGTTTCATTGACGGAAGTTCATGGTTGCCGTCAACCGGTGTTGTCTTTGACTCTGGGCTTTTATAA